A genomic stretch from Empedobacter stercoris includes:
- a CDS encoding RNA polymerase sigma factor, with protein MLEKEFELLKKGNSTAFERIYVRYNKRIFWFGKQIIEDEFVVECLVQDAFLKLWEYREKMESPYHIFFFLRFVMKYTCYSHYAKPKNKFFRTVSSLESYENYQSYLAGYDPADNIQNLNEQETQQHYFDQIIKVLPLLSAERKHLIELCLKHGFQYKAIAKAMGRGITETSNEIKHAIDDLKKILSHQDKLIIKTKTVSTAEKENQISETQSLILKLRCKHKQSFSTIASALQLSQKEVHNEFIVAYKFTQQNKVQSLNY; from the coding sequence ATGCTAGAAAAAGAATTTGAATTATTAAAAAAAGGTAATTCTACTGCCTTCGAACGTATTTATGTCAGGTACAATAAACGAATCTTTTGGTTTGGTAAACAAATAATTGAGGATGAATTTGTAGTAGAATGCTTGGTACAAGATGCATTTCTAAAATTATGGGAATATCGCGAAAAGATGGAATCTCCTTATCATATCTTTTTCTTTTTAAGGTTTGTAATGAAATACACTTGCTATTCGCATTATGCTAAACCGAAGAATAAGTTTTTTAGAACTGTAAGTTCACTAGAAAGTTATGAGAATTATCAAAGTTATTTGGCTGGATATGATCCCGCAGATAACATTCAAAACCTAAACGAACAAGAAACACAACAGCACTATTTTGATCAAATTATAAAAGTATTACCCTTATTAAGTGCTGAAAGAAAGCATTTGATTGAACTCTGTTTAAAACATGGATTTCAATACAAAGCGATTGCTAAAGCAATGGGAAGAGGAATCACTGAAACGAGTAACGAAATTAAACATGCTATTGATGATCTTAAGAAGATTTTAAGTCACCAAGATAAATTAATTATTAAAACCAAAACAGTCTCTACAGCAGAGAAGGAAAATCAAATATCTGAAACACAATCGTTGATTTTAAAACTTCGATGTAAGCATAAACAATCTTTTTCAACAATAGCTTCAGCATTACAATTGTCTCAAAAAGAGGTACACAATGAATTTATAGTCGCTTATAAATTCACTCAACAAAACAAAGTTCAATCCCTAAACTATTGA
- a CDS encoding helix-turn-helix domain-containing protein: MIKYFEFETTQFDFELIQHIKKLRIKEKFSQETLSLKMGLAKSFIGNVENYREKHKYSTRHITLLAKAFGYKNIGELLNFPIPQYDRIKVTVEQTYNEAGTKVLKSEVVKVVEIK, translated from the coding sequence ATGATAAAATATTTTGAATTTGAAACTACTCAATTTGATTTTGAGTTAATCCAACATATTAAGAAACTAAGAATAAAGGAAAAGTTTTCACAAGAAACCCTTAGTCTTAAAATGGGTTTAGCGAAAAGTTTCATTGGTAATGTTGAAAATTATCGTGAAAAACATAAATATAGCACCCGTCACATCACTCTTTTAGCAAAAGCATTCGGGTACAAAAATATTGGTGAGTTATTAAACTTTCCAATTCCACAATACGACAGAATTAAAGTTACGGTAGAACAGACTTATAATGAGGCAGGCACTAAAGTATTGAAAAGTGAAGTGGTGAAGGTTGTTGAGATAAAATAA